In the Burkholderia glumae LMG 2196 = ATCC 33617 genome, one interval contains:
- a CDS encoding GGDEF domain-containing protein, whose amino-acid sequence MSTPTVLIGIAALFCLMSAAVLGSLLQAGIPGVRHWCMAVGLLGAAAVLLLLRRSDSAAGGASMLLVTASVLALHGLRRFFLLRAPVVWESAAFGLLIAGLAYWTWRSPDLDARIVLVSGGLAYVRFAIAWLAQRHRPAGRPRYVYDFVSVIAALGALVHAARCAAYGFGFMHDTVFLAATPLNIAFLGMATLSLPCLSVGMVMLAHDRLMARMERLATIDELTGLLGRRAFIARAEALLDSARAAQSQLSVVILDIDDFKRINDCYGHAAGDQTLAHVALTIARETRHGDLLGRIGGEEFALLMRTGREEAARLTNRLRALVAASAASVPGGNLACTFSAGVEQIGAGDTLASAMARADGALYAAKANGRNCVMLAEAPPVWQDQPSGARIWQRAG is encoded by the coding sequence ATGTCCACCCCGACCGTGCTTATCGGCATAGCGGCCCTGTTCTGCCTGATGAGCGCCGCCGTCCTCGGCTCGCTGCTGCAGGCCGGAATCCCGGGCGTGCGCCACTGGTGCATGGCAGTGGGCCTGCTGGGCGCTGCCGCGGTGCTGTTGCTGCTGCGCCGCTCGGACAGCGCGGCGGGCGGCGCGAGCATGCTGCTGGTGACGGCGTCGGTGCTCGCCCTGCACGGCTTGCGGCGTTTCTTCCTGCTGCGTGCCCCGGTGGTCTGGGAATCGGCCGCGTTCGGTCTGCTGATAGCCGGGCTCGCCTATTGGACCTGGCGTTCGCCCGACCTCGACGCGCGCATCGTGCTGGTGTCGGGCGGCCTCGCCTACGTGCGCTTCGCGATCGCCTGGCTGGCGCAGCGGCACCGGCCGGCGGGCCGGCCCAGGTACGTCTACGACTTCGTGTCGGTAATCGCGGCGCTCGGGGCGCTGGTCCATGCGGCCCGCTGCGCGGCCTATGGCTTCGGCTTCATGCATGACACGGTGTTCCTGGCGGCGACGCCGCTGAACATCGCGTTTCTCGGCATGGCCACGCTGAGCTTGCCGTGCCTGTCGGTCGGCATGGTGATGCTGGCCCACGACCGCCTGATGGCGCGCATGGAGCGGCTGGCCACCATCGACGAGCTGACCGGCCTGCTGGGGCGGCGCGCCTTCATCGCGCGGGCCGAGGCGCTGCTCGATTCGGCGCGGGCCGCGCAATCGCAGCTGTCCGTCGTGATTCTCGACATCGACGACTTCAAGCGCATCAACGACTGCTACGGGCACGCGGCCGGCGACCAGACGCTGGCGCACGTGGCCCTGACCATCGCGCGCGAGACGCGGCACGGCGACCTGCTGGGCCGGATCGGCGGCGAGGAGTTCGCGCTGCTGATGCGCACCGGCAGGGAGGAAGCCGCGCGCCTGACGAACCGCTTGCGTGCGCTCGTCGCCGCCTCGGCGGCGAGCGTGCCGGGCGGCAACCTCGCCTGCACGTTCAGCGCCGGCGTGGAGCAGATCGGGGCCGGCGATACGCTGGCCTCGGCGATGGCGAGAGCCGATGGCGCGCTCTATGCGGCGAAGGCCAACGGCCGCAATTGCGTGATGCTGGCGGAGGCGCCGCCGGTCTGGCAGGACCAGCCGAGCGGCGCGCGGATCTGGCAGCGGGCCGGATGA
- a CDS encoding glutathione S-transferase → MHYELYYWPTIQGRGEYVRLALEAAGADYLDVAREHGGRGQGMAAMMELLDSRSLAAPPFAPPFLKAGEQIIGQTPNILLFLGARHQLAPQDEAGRLWAHQLQLTVADFVTEIHDTHHPIASSRYYEDQKAEAARRAEDFIAHRLPKFLGYFDRVREQNPHPGGYMVGSQLSYVDLSIFQLIEGLRYAFPKATARVEKQHAGLTAIRDRVAEHPPIARYLASARRIAFNQEGIFRHYPELDR, encoded by the coding sequence ATGCACTACGAACTCTATTACTGGCCCACCATCCAGGGTCGCGGCGAATACGTCCGGCTGGCGCTCGAGGCGGCCGGCGCCGACTACCTCGACGTGGCGCGCGAGCACGGCGGCAGGGGCCAGGGCATGGCGGCCATGATGGAGCTGCTCGACAGCCGGTCGCTCGCCGCCCCGCCGTTCGCGCCGCCGTTCCTGAAGGCAGGCGAGCAGATCATCGGCCAGACCCCGAACATCCTGCTGTTCCTCGGCGCGAGACATCAGCTCGCGCCGCAGGACGAAGCGGGCCGGCTCTGGGCACACCAATTGCAACTGACCGTGGCCGATTTCGTCACCGAGATCCACGATACGCACCACCCGATCGCATCGAGCCGCTATTACGAGGACCAGAAGGCGGAGGCGGCGCGGCGCGCCGAGGATTTCATCGCGCACCGGCTGCCCAAGTTCCTCGGCTATTTCGATCGCGTGCGGGAACAGAACCCGCACCCGGGCGGCTACATGGTGGGCAGCCAGCTCAGCTACGTGGACCTGTCGATCTTTCAGCTGATCGAGGGCCTGCGCTACGCGTTCCCGAAGGCCACCGCGCGCGTCGAGAAGCAGCACGCGGGCCTCACCGCGATCCGCGACCGCGTGGCCGAGCACCCGCCGATCGCGCGCTATCTGGCCTCGGCGCGCCGCATCGCGTTCAACCAGGAAGGGATCTTCCGGCACTACCCGGAGCTCGACCGCTGA
- a CDS encoding ASCH domain-containing protein: MEQTPEALVAELTQRGVAVSAGHVRIGRFGDSEALSEALIALVLTGEKHGTCSLAWSWEAEGEPPPQAGDIEIVLDWHGRPAALLRISEVRIVPFDRVDAAFAASEGEADRSLAHWRTEHWRFFTEECRRIGRVAHPAMPLVCESFTLLQAIGRPPRSA, from the coding sequence ATGGAGCAAACCCCCGAGGCGCTGGTCGCCGAACTCACGCAGCGCGGCGTGGCGGTGTCGGCAGGGCACGTGCGGATCGGCCGCTTCGGCGATTCGGAGGCGCTGTCCGAAGCGCTGATCGCGCTCGTGCTGACGGGCGAAAAGCATGGCACCTGCAGCCTGGCCTGGTCGTGGGAGGCCGAGGGCGAGCCGCCGCCGCAGGCCGGCGACATCGAAATCGTGCTCGACTGGCATGGCCGGCCGGCGGCGCTGCTGCGCATCAGCGAGGTGCGGATCGTGCCGTTCGACCGCGTCGACGCGGCGTTCGCGGCCAGCGAAGGCGAAGCAGATCGGTCGCTCGCGCACTGGCGGACCGAGCACTGGCGTTTCTTCACCGAGGAGTGCCGCCGCATCGGCCGGGTGGCGCACCCGGCGATGCCGCTCGTCTGCGAGAGCTTCACGCTGCTCCAGGCCATCGGGCGCCCGCCGCGCAGCGCCTGA
- a CDS encoding alpha/beta fold hydrolase yields MTPIVLIPGLLCTAEVFAPQLPVLWPHGPVTIASTLGGDTIGELAAALLADAPPRFALAGYSMGGYIAQEILRQAPARVTRLALLSTSARADLPIQIEMRRALVDAACHGDFDTVLASLSMTNAHPSRRRDPVLAATKRRMAAAIGRAGLARQSEALISRVDSRADLAAIAVPTLVLTGDSDAIAPPAHAREMADAIPGAKLVIVPECGHNATLECPEAVNAALLAWLTA; encoded by the coding sequence GTGACCCCGATCGTCCTGATCCCCGGCCTGCTCTGCACGGCCGAAGTCTTCGCCCCCCAGCTTCCCGTGCTCTGGCCGCACGGCCCGGTCACGATCGCCTCGACGCTCGGCGGCGACACCATCGGGGAGCTGGCCGCCGCGCTCCTCGCCGACGCGCCGCCGCGTTTCGCGCTCGCCGGCTACTCGATGGGCGGCTACATCGCGCAGGAGATCCTGCGCCAGGCGCCCGCGCGCGTGACGCGGCTCGCGCTGCTGAGCACCTCGGCCCGTGCGGACCTGCCGATCCAGATCGAGATGCGCCGCGCGCTAGTCGATGCGGCCTGCCACGGCGATTTCGACACCGTGCTCGCGAGCCTGTCGATGACCAACGCGCATCCGTCGCGCCGCCGCGACCCGGTGCTGGCCGCCACCAAGCGGCGCATGGCCGCCGCGATCGGCCGCGCCGGCCTGGCGCGCCAGAGCGAGGCCTTGATCAGCCGCGTCGATTCGCGCGCGGACCTCGCGGCGATCGCCGTTCCCACGCTCGTGCTGACGGGCGACAGCGATGCCATCGCGCCGCCCGCCCACGCGCGCGAGATGGCCGACGCGATTCCCGGCGCCAAGCTCGTGATCGTGCCCGAGTGCGGCCACAACGCGACGCTCGAATGCCCCGAGGCCGTCAATGCCGCGCTGCTTGCGTGGCTCACGGCCTGA
- a CDS encoding isochorismatase family protein, whose protein sequence is MTVTTLDPNTALIVIDLQKGIVALPVAHPPAPIVERSVRLLDAFRARGLPVVLVNVAGVAPGRNEQPRRGGELPPDWAELLPELKQQPGDLLVTKRTWCGFTNTDLDARLKAAGVTQVVLCGIATSIGVESTARLAYQLGYHVTLAIDAMTDLHADAHANSIARIFPRLGETGTTDDIIALLEQRDA, encoded by the coding sequence ATGACCGTCACCACCCTCGATCCGAACACCGCGCTGATCGTCATCGACCTGCAGAAGGGCATCGTCGCCTTGCCCGTCGCGCATCCGCCCGCCCCCATCGTCGAACGGTCCGTGCGGCTGCTCGATGCGTTCCGCGCACGCGGCCTGCCCGTGGTGCTCGTCAACGTCGCCGGCGTGGCGCCGGGCCGCAACGAGCAGCCGCGCCGTGGCGGCGAACTGCCGCCCGACTGGGCCGAGCTGCTGCCGGAACTGAAGCAGCAGCCGGGCGACCTGCTCGTCACCAAGCGCACCTGGTGCGGCTTCACCAACACCGATCTCGACGCGAGGCTGAAGGCGGCGGGCGTCACCCAGGTCGTGCTGTGCGGCATCGCCACCAGCATCGGCGTGGAATCGACCGCGCGCCTCGCCTACCAGCTCGGCTACCACGTCACGCTCGCCATCGACGCGATGACGGACCTGCACGCCGACGCGCACGCCAACAGCATCGCGCGGATCTTTCCGCGCCTCGGCGAGACCGGCACCACCGACGACATCATCGCGCTGCTCGAGCAGCGCGACGCCTGA
- a CDS encoding MarR family winged helix-turn-helix transcriptional regulator: MTTSTESDRALEAEVADLTLAIGQLVRRVRAEVDPGDYNLSQLSVLARLEHRSPMTIAELARAESMKPQSMGTLVHSLEQAGLVERQPHPTDGRQWLIALTEAGAAERRQRRSAKRAWLLEAIRELGVEERRTLSAVTPLLRRLAER, from the coding sequence ATGACGACCTCCACCGAATCCGATCGCGCGCTCGAAGCCGAGGTCGCGGACCTGACGCTCGCGATCGGCCAGCTCGTGCGCCGGGTTCGCGCCGAAGTCGATCCGGGCGACTACAACCTGTCCCAGCTGAGCGTGCTGGCGCGCCTCGAGCATCGCAGCCCGATGACGATCGCCGAGCTGGCACGCGCCGAATCGATGAAGCCGCAGTCGATGGGCACGCTCGTGCATAGCCTCGAACAGGCCGGCCTGGTGGAGCGCCAGCCGCACCCCACCGACGGCCGCCAGTGGCTGATCGCGCTGACCGAGGCCGGCGCGGCCGAGCGCCGGCAGCGCCGCAGCGCGAAGCGCGCGTGGCTGCTCGAGGCGATCCGCGAGCTCGGCGTGGAGGAGCGCCGCACGCTGAGCGCGGTCACGCCGCTGCTGCGCCGGCTCGCCGAGCGCTGA